One window of the Salvia splendens isolate huo1 chromosome 1, SspV2, whole genome shotgun sequence genome contains the following:
- the LOC121797709 gene encoding GATA transcription factor 15-like, with protein MDLSDKGSECEEMSSQTPTPDRVSSDGSNAKSCVDCGTSKTPLWRGGPAGPKSLCNACGIRSRKKRRAMMGVAKEEKKCKKNEAISNQSSSSNNSCTTSSGDSTPGKIGDSFKNKLWDFGRDVALQRPRSNTNRRRKIGEEEQAAFLLMALSCGSVYA; from the exons ATGGATCTGAGTGATAAA gGATCAGAGTGTGAGGAAATGAGTAGCCAAACACCTACTCCAGATAGGGTTTCATCCGACGGCTCCAATGCCAAGTCATGTGTCGATTGCGGCACCTCCAAAACCCCCCTATGGCGCGGCGGTCCAGCTGGACCCAAG TCACTGTGCAACGCGTGTGGAATTCGCAGCAGGAAGAAGAGGAGAGCAATGATGGGAGTTGCGAAGGAGGAGaagaaatgcaaaaaaaatgaaGCGATTAGCAATcagagcagcagcagcaacaacagTTGTACCACCAGCAGTGGCGATAGTACCCCAGGGAAAATTGGGGATTCGTTCAAGAATAAGTTGTGGGATTTTGGTAGAGACGTAGCGTTGCAGAGGCCGAGATCGAATACGAATAGGAGGAGGAAAATTGGGGAGGAAGAGCAAGCGGCATTTCTCTTGATGGCTTTGTCGTGTGGATCGGTTTATGCTTAG